A region of Micromonospora sp. WMMD882 DNA encodes the following proteins:
- a CDS encoding TrkA C-terminal domain-containing protein produces the protein MRVRVEQTALPGIGVRHDMMTESGRRLGVVSHRNGRRDLVLYDPDDPDSCQHDIPLTDDEAEALADILGASLMLGQLAGLRDQAAGLLTEQIAIPAGSRYVNRRLGDTKARTRTSASIVAVLRDREVIASPDPAFRFAAGDVVVVVGTRQGLDGVTAILADSDPDG, from the coding sequence GTGCGAGTACGTGTTGAACAGACAGCCCTGCCGGGCATCGGCGTCCGTCACGACATGATGACGGAGTCCGGCCGCCGCCTCGGGGTGGTCTCCCACCGCAACGGCCGACGTGACCTCGTCCTGTACGACCCGGACGACCCCGACTCCTGCCAGCACGACATCCCGCTGACCGACGACGAGGCGGAGGCGCTGGCCGACATCCTCGGCGCGTCGCTGATGCTCGGCCAGCTCGCCGGGCTGCGGGACCAGGCCGCCGGCCTGCTCACCGAGCAGATCGCCATCCCGGCCGGGTCGAGGTACGTCAACCGCCGCCTCGGTGACACCAAGGCCCGCACCCGCACCAGCGCCTCCATCGTGGCGGTACTGCGTGACCGCGAGGTGATCGCCTCGCCGGATCCCGCGTTCCGTTTCGCCGCCGGTGACGTGGTGGTCGTGGTCGGCACCCGACAGGGTCTCGACGGCGTCACCGCCATCCTCGCCGACAGTGACCCGGACGGCTGA
- a CDS encoding MerR family transcriptional regulator, with protein MAGDFVGSGDPAYEAKVLMISVAARMAGMHPQTLRQYDRLGLVQAGRAAGGGRRYSVRDVVLLREVQRLSQDDGVNLAGIKRIIGLEQLLEQAQARVAQLEAELDAAYRRMAELEAAARFPGRDIVPTNRTSTALVVWRPRRTPDR; from the coding sequence ATGGCGGGTGATTTCGTCGGCTCGGGTGACCCTGCCTACGAAGCCAAGGTGTTGATGATCTCGGTCGCGGCGCGGATGGCGGGCATGCATCCGCAGACCCTGCGCCAGTACGACCGGTTGGGGCTGGTGCAGGCGGGCCGGGCGGCCGGTGGCGGTCGCCGGTACAGCGTCCGGGACGTGGTGCTGTTGCGCGAGGTGCAGCGGCTCAGTCAGGACGACGGGGTGAACCTGGCCGGCATCAAGCGGATCATCGGGCTGGAGCAGCTCCTGGAGCAGGCGCAGGCCCGGGTCGCCCAGTTGGAGGCGGAGCTGGACGCCGCGTACCGCCGGATGGCCGAGCTGGAGGCCGCGGCGCGCTTCCCGGGTCGGGACATCGTCCCGACCAACCGCACCTCCACGGCGCTGGTGGTCTGGCGGCCCCGCCGGACGCCCGACCGCTGA
- the clpB gene encoding ATP-dependent chaperone ClpB gives MNTERLTTKSREVITGAVASASQRGHATVEPWHLLLALLDTGGSTAAGLLRAAGADPVELRRATSRAIDALPAARGSSIAEPTLAREFVNAIGAAEQIARPLGDEYTSTEHLLAGLARVGGAVANALKAAGATEETLVAAFPSIRGGDRRVTTADPEQTYQALEKYGVDLTASARDGKIDPVIGRDSEIRRVIQVLSRRTKNNPVLIGEPGVGKTAIVEGLAQRIVAGDVPESLRDKKLVSLDLGAMVAGAQYRGQFEERLKSVLEEIKNSNGQVITFLDELHTVVGAGKGEGSMDAGNMLKPMLARGELRMVGATTLDEYREHIEKDPALERRFQPVVVGEPTIEDTIGILRGLKERYEVHHGVRITDAALVAAASLSDRYITDRFLPDKAIDLVDESASRLRMEIDSRPVEVDEIERAVRRLEIEEMALAKEPDAASAERLARLRKELADKREQLTALADRWKLEKNHITKLSTAKEELERLGGEAERAERDGELERAAELRYGRIPALRNELRRAEEELARLQADGAMLKEEVGADDIAAVVASWTGIPAGRLLEGETAKLLRMEESLRARVVGQAEAVGAVSDAVRRARAGVADPDRPTGSFLFLGPTGVGKTELAKALAEFLFDDERAMVRIDMSEYGEKHSVARLVGAPPGYVGYEEGGQLTEAVRRRPYSVILLDEVEKAHPDVFDVLLQVLDDGRLTDGQGRTVDFRNAILILTANLGSSVISDLTLAEEQRREGVLAVVRSHFKPEFLNRLDDIVVFAALHGDDLRAIVDIQLDRMRRRLADRRLALDVTDDARAWLAEHGYDPIYGARPLRRLVQSAIGDQLARALLAGRVRDGDTVQVTLSDTRDSLTVTAA, from the coding sequence ATGAACACGGAACGCCTCACCACCAAGAGCCGCGAGGTCATCACCGGTGCCGTCGCCAGCGCCAGCCAGCGTGGTCACGCCACCGTGGAGCCCTGGCACCTGCTGCTGGCCCTGCTCGACACCGGCGGCTCCACCGCCGCCGGCCTGCTGCGCGCCGCCGGGGCCGACCCGGTCGAGCTGCGCCGGGCCACTTCGCGCGCGATCGACGCGCTGCCCGCCGCGCGCGGCTCCAGCATCGCCGAGCCGACCCTGGCCCGCGAGTTCGTCAACGCCATCGGCGCGGCCGAGCAGATCGCCCGCCCGCTCGGCGACGAGTACACCTCCACCGAGCACCTGCTCGCCGGCCTGGCCCGGGTCGGCGGCGCGGTGGCGAACGCCCTGAAGGCGGCCGGCGCCACCGAGGAGACCCTGGTCGCCGCGTTCCCCAGCATCCGGGGCGGGGACCGCCGGGTGACCACCGCCGACCCCGAGCAGACCTACCAGGCGCTGGAGAAGTACGGCGTCGACCTGACCGCCAGCGCCCGCGACGGCAAGATCGACCCGGTGATCGGGCGGGACTCCGAGATCCGCCGGGTCATCCAGGTGCTGTCCCGGCGTACCAAGAACAACCCGGTGCTGATCGGCGAGCCGGGCGTCGGCAAGACCGCCATCGTCGAGGGCCTCGCCCAGCGGATCGTCGCCGGCGACGTGCCCGAGTCGCTGCGCGACAAGAAACTCGTCTCGCTCGACCTCGGCGCGATGGTCGCCGGGGCCCAGTACCGGGGCCAGTTCGAGGAGCGGCTCAAGTCCGTCCTGGAGGAGATCAAGAACTCCAACGGTCAGGTCATCACGTTCCTCGACGAGCTGCACACCGTGGTCGGCGCGGGCAAGGGCGAGGGCTCGATGGACGCCGGCAACATGCTCAAGCCGATGCTGGCCCGGGGCGAGCTGCGGATGGTCGGCGCGACCACCCTCGACGAGTACCGCGAGCACATCGAGAAGGACCCGGCCCTGGAGCGCCGCTTCCAGCCGGTGGTGGTCGGCGAGCCGACCATCGAGGACACCATCGGCATCCTCCGTGGCCTCAAGGAGCGTTACGAGGTGCACCACGGCGTACGGATCACCGACGCCGCGCTGGTCGCCGCCGCGTCGCTGTCCGACCGGTACATCACCGACCGGTTCCTGCCGGACAAGGCGATCGACCTGGTCGACGAGTCCGCGTCCCGGCTCCGCATGGAGATCGACTCGCGGCCGGTCGAGGTGGACGAGATCGAGCGGGCGGTCCGCCGGCTGGAGATCGAGGAGATGGCGCTGGCCAAGGAGCCGGACGCCGCGTCCGCCGAGCGGCTGGCCCGGCTGCGCAAGGAGCTCGCCGACAAGCGTGAGCAGCTCACCGCCCTGGCCGACCGCTGGAAGCTGGAGAAGAACCACATCACCAAGCTCTCCACCGCCAAGGAGGAGCTGGAACGGCTCGGCGGCGAGGCCGAGCGGGCCGAGCGCGACGGCGAGCTGGAACGCGCCGCCGAGCTGCGGTACGGCCGGATCCCCGCGCTCCGCAACGAGCTGAGGCGGGCCGAGGAGGAGCTGGCCCGGCTCCAGGCCGACGGCGCGATGCTCAAGGAGGAGGTCGGCGCGGACGACATCGCCGCCGTGGTCGCCTCCTGGACGGGCATTCCCGCCGGCCGCCTTCTGGAGGGCGAGACGGCCAAGCTGCTCCGGATGGAGGAGTCGCTGCGGGCCCGGGTGGTCGGCCAGGCCGAGGCGGTCGGCGCGGTCTCCGACGCGGTCCGCCGGGCCCGTGCCGGGGTCGCCGACCCGGACCGTCCCACCGGCAGCTTTCTCTTCCTCGGCCCGACCGGCGTCGGCAAGACCGAGCTGGCCAAGGCGCTCGCCGAGTTCCTCTTCGACGACGAGCGGGCCATGGTCCGCATCGACATGAGCGAGTACGGCGAGAAGCACTCGGTGGCCCGCCTGGTCGGCGCCCCGCCCGGCTACGTCGGGTACGAGGAGGGCGGCCAGCTCACCGAGGCGGTGCGCCGCCGGCCGTACTCGGTGATCCTGCTGGACGAGGTGGAGAAGGCCCACCCGGACGTCTTCGACGTGCTGCTCCAGGTGCTCGACGACGGTCGGCTCACCGACGGCCAGGGCCGTACGGTGGACTTCCGCAACGCCATCCTGATCCTCACCGCCAACCTCGGCTCGTCGGTGATCAGCGACCTGACGTTGGCCGAGGAGCAGCGCCGGGAGGGCGTGCTCGCGGTGGTCCGGTCGCACTTCAAGCCGGAGTTCCTCAACCGGCTCGACGACATCGTGGTGTTCGCCGCCCTGCACGGCGACGACCTGCGGGCCATCGTGGACATCCAGCTCGACCGGATGCGTCGGCGGCTCGCCGACCGTCGGCTGGCCCTGGACGTCACCGACGACGCCCGCGCCTGGCTCGCCGAGCACGGGTACGACCCGATCTACGGCGCCCGGCCGCTGCGCCGCCTGGTCCAGTCGGCCATCGGCGACCAACTCGCCAGGGCCCTGCTGGCCGGTCGCGTCCGCGACGGCGACACCGTCCAGGTGACCCTCTCCGACACCCGGGACTCCCTGACCGTCACCGCCGCCTGA
- a CDS encoding cation:proton antiporter, which translates to MHETTTLLVEVGALLFLLGLLGRLSRRIGLSPIPLYLLAGLAVGHGGLLEMHASEEFFAVGAEIGVILLLVMLGLEYSANELVGNLRSAAPAGLIDGVLNALPGAGFALLLGWDWTAAVVLAGITWVSSSGVIAKVLADLGRVGNRETPVILSVLVIEDLAMALYLPLVTALLAGVGLLGGLKALAIAVGTVLLVLVVAIRYGHLISTAMSAKDAEALLLGVLGLTLLVAGVAAKLQVSAAVGAFLVGIALSGPVAHHATELLTPLRDLFAAVFFVFFGLVTDPRDIPPVLLPALALAVVTMGTKLLTGYLAARRVGIAEPGRWRAGLALVPRGEFSIVIAGLAVASGRVPPALAALATAYVLITVVTGPMLARLPDFAWFKQWLRGRAAVQRVAR; encoded by the coding sequence ATGCACGAAACCACCACGCTGCTCGTCGAGGTCGGCGCGCTGCTGTTCCTGCTCGGCCTGCTCGGCCGGCTGAGCCGCCGGATCGGTCTCTCGCCGATCCCGCTCTACCTGCTCGCCGGCCTCGCCGTCGGCCACGGCGGCCTGCTGGAGATGCACGCCAGCGAGGAGTTCTTCGCCGTCGGAGCGGAGATCGGCGTCATCCTCCTGCTGGTCATGCTCGGCCTGGAGTACTCCGCGAACGAGCTGGTCGGCAACCTCCGCTCGGCGGCCCCGGCCGGCCTGATCGACGGCGTGCTCAACGCGCTGCCCGGCGCGGGTTTCGCGCTGCTGCTCGGCTGGGACTGGACGGCCGCCGTGGTGCTCGCCGGCATCACCTGGGTCTCCTCGTCCGGGGTGATCGCCAAGGTGCTCGCCGACCTGGGCCGGGTGGGTAACCGGGAGACCCCGGTGATCCTCTCGGTGCTGGTCATCGAGGACCTGGCCATGGCGCTCTACCTGCCGCTGGTCACCGCCCTGCTGGCCGGGGTCGGGCTGTTGGGCGGGCTGAAGGCGCTGGCCATCGCGGTCGGCACGGTGCTGCTGGTGCTGGTGGTGGCGATCCGCTACGGCCACCTCATCTCCACCGCGATGTCCGCCAAGGACGCCGAGGCGCTGCTGCTCGGCGTGCTCGGGCTGACCCTGCTGGTCGCCGGGGTCGCGGCCAAGCTCCAGGTGTCGGCGGCGGTCGGCGCGTTCCTGGTCGGCATCGCGCTCTCCGGGCCGGTGGCCCACCACGCCACCGAGCTGCTCACCCCGCTGCGGGACCTCTTCGCCGCGGTCTTCTTCGTCTTCTTCGGCCTGGTCACCGACCCCAGGGACATCCCGCCGGTGCTGCTGCCGGCGCTCGCCCTGGCCGTGGTGACCATGGGTACGAAACTGCTCACCGGGTACCTCGCCGCCCGCCGCGTCGGCATCGCCGAGCCGGGTCGCTGGCGGGCCGGGCTGGCGCTGGTGCCCCGGGGGGAGTTCTCCATCGTCATCGCCGGGCTGGCGGTGGCCAGCGGCCGGGTGCCACCGGCGCTCGCCGCCCTCGCCACCGCGTACGTGCTGATCACCGTGGTGACCGGGCCGATGCTGGCCCGTCTGCCGGACTTCGCCTGGTTCAAGCAGTGGCTGCGCGGCCGCGCCGCCGTACAGCGGGTGGCCCGCTGA